The Tepidisphaeraceae bacterium genome includes a window with the following:
- a CDS encoding prolyl oligopeptidase family serine peptidase, which yields MQRPVMNPNYLDDAAQIAPPKRNRALGLLWRGVRLAWRFLMSRPLARRSRGMNPDDAQRPIWRLAWGLMYRVAFLPFAAAVVAALTVYAGTHPTVPPIERDPITVGVYYDPVVFVTRDDHRLEGWLAPVLDARTVLEQKEKVFGSKYPAVVLVHDHGNSREQMLPLVRPLHEAGYVVLTIGLRGDGALSDSGSTFGLNESLDVAAAVELLRRRPFVDPSRIGVIGVGTGALAATLATTQDPNVRTLIALRPPASLDDLLYDHVVPERLPWIGSLCRWTFEIAYGVNTGDAASDRLAATLDRPSTLVLRKVGGMDDTTLNEKIIDHLFHHLHKPQTAMVSEK from the coding sequence ATGCAACGACCCGTGATGAACCCCAACTATCTGGACGACGCCGCCCAGATTGCGCCACCGAAGCGAAACCGCGCACTGGGCCTGTTATGGCGCGGCGTGCGGTTGGCGTGGCGGTTCCTGATGAGCCGTCCGTTGGCCAGGCGGTCGCGCGGGATGAACCCGGACGACGCCCAGCGACCGATCTGGCGGCTGGCGTGGGGGCTGATGTACCGCGTCGCGTTCCTGCCGTTCGCCGCCGCGGTCGTCGCGGCGCTGACGGTGTACGCCGGCACGCACCCGACGGTCCCCCCGATCGAGCGCGACCCGATCACGGTCGGCGTCTACTACGACCCGGTGGTCTTCGTCACGCGCGACGACCACCGGCTGGAAGGATGGCTGGCGCCTGTGCTCGATGCCCGCACGGTCCTCGAACAGAAGGAAAAGGTCTTCGGCTCGAAGTACCCGGCCGTCGTGCTGGTGCACGATCATGGCAACTCGCGCGAGCAGATGTTGCCGCTCGTGCGCCCGCTGCACGAGGCGGGCTACGTGGTGCTGACGATCGGTCTGCGCGGTGACGGCGCGCTAAGCGATAGCGGCAGCACGTTCGGCCTGAACGAGTCGCTGGACGTCGCCGCGGCGGTCGAACTGTTGCGCCGCCGACCGTTCGTCGACCCGTCGCGCATCGGGGTGATCGGCGTCGGCACCGGCGCGCTCGCCGCGACCTTGGCGACCACACAGGACCCGAACGTGCGAACGTTGATCGCGCTGCGGCCGCCGGCAAGCCTGGACGACCTGCTGTACGACCACGTGGTGCCCGAGCGGCTGCCGTGGATTGGCTCGCTGTGCCGCTGGACGTTCGAGATCGCCTACGGCGTCAACACCGGCGACGCCGCCAGCGACCGCCTGGCCGCTACGCTCGACCGTCCGAGCACGCTCGTGCTGCGCAAGGTGGGTGGCATGGATGATACGACGCTGAACGAGAAGATCATCGACCACCTGTTCCACCACCTGCACAAGCCGCAGACCGCCATGGTGAGTGAGAAATGA